One window of Phycisphaeraceae bacterium genomic DNA carries:
- a CDS encoding S49 family peptidase, producing the protein MAFAHRSVRVLLAAALAGSMFSGAFALGGGADSKGRIGNLEIKGAPPARSSPMSFFGAKSGSTLRELVDAIDSAVDRDDVAAVLIRLKDAKLTMSQTEELGAAIKRVRAKGKRVSVFSESYDATDLLLGSYADEIIIQKAGPVSLPGMHMEEMFLADTLGWAGLKADLVQIGEYKGANEQMTRSSPSKPWSENIDQLLDSLYANQRAVIKEGRSMDDAKLDAAMKKAWMADSEDAISVGLVDSQLDLPDLLKHVASKSGLDSQKTVNLVAARDEVDLASANPFTILSTIMKPQKREITQDSIAILHIDGTIVDGDSKAGFSGDRSVGSRTVRNALEDILDEDLVKGVIVRIDSPGGSAVASEVIWQGLKRVAAKKPVWISVGGMAASGGYYIASAGQRAYVNPSSIVGSIGVVGGKISLGGLYDHLKVHVTSRSRGPMAGMFDSTTPWTDEQLGLVRAKMTETFDLFKKRVAEGRHGIDLSKTAGGWLFAGQKSIDLKMADKVGGLRDALDDLSKQLNLETYEVVDYPEPPSFADMIENAFGSAEAPATPSALAELRRIGTSVVGERAWSQISEAMDGLLQLRREPVLLMHPGILIFK; encoded by the coding sequence ATGGCTTTTGCACATCGTTCGGTCCGCGTCCTTCTCGCCGCTGCGCTCGCCGGTTCCATGTTTTCCGGCGCGTTCGCGCTCGGCGGAGGCGCCGACTCCAAGGGAAGAATCGGCAACTTGGAGATCAAGGGCGCTCCCCCGGCTCGCTCGAGCCCGATGTCGTTCTTCGGCGCAAAGAGCGGGTCCACACTCCGCGAACTCGTCGACGCGATCGACTCGGCCGTCGACCGAGACGATGTGGCGGCGGTGCTGATCCGTCTCAAAGACGCCAAGCTGACGATGTCGCAGACCGAAGAACTCGGTGCGGCGATCAAGCGGGTGCGTGCGAAGGGCAAGCGGGTATCGGTCTTCAGCGAGAGCTACGACGCGACCGATCTGCTTCTTGGAAGCTACGCGGACGAGATCATCATTCAGAAAGCCGGCCCGGTTTCCCTGCCCGGCATGCACATGGAAGAGATGTTCCTTGCGGACACGCTCGGGTGGGCGGGCCTGAAGGCGGATCTGGTTCAGATCGGCGAGTACAAAGGCGCCAACGAGCAGATGACGCGGAGCTCGCCCAGCAAGCCGTGGAGCGAGAACATCGATCAGTTGCTCGACAGTCTCTACGCCAATCAGCGAGCGGTCATCAAAGAAGGCCGCTCGATGGACGACGCGAAACTGGACGCGGCGATGAAAAAGGCGTGGATGGCGGATTCGGAGGACGCGATCTCGGTCGGGCTCGTTGATTCGCAGCTCGACCTGCCCGACCTGCTCAAGCACGTTGCATCCAAGAGCGGGCTTGACTCGCAGAAGACCGTCAATCTCGTCGCGGCGCGGGACGAGGTCGATCTGGCTTCGGCCAATCCCTTTACGATTCTCTCGACGATCATGAAGCCGCAGAAGCGGGAGATCACTCAGGATTCCATCGCGATCCTGCACATTGACGGAACAATCGTCGATGGCGACTCCAAGGCCGGGTTCAGCGGCGATCGCAGCGTCGGCAGCCGCACGGTCCGCAACGCGCTCGAGGACATTCTCGATGAGGACCTGGTCAAAGGCGTGATCGTCCGGATTGATTCTCCCGGCGGCAGCGCGGTCGCGAGCGAGGTCATCTGGCAGGGCCTCAAGCGCGTCGCGGCCAAGAAGCCGGTGTGGATCAGCGTCGGCGGCATGGCGGCCAGCGGCGGTTACTACATCGCCAGCGCCGGTCAGAGGGCTTATGTGAACCCTTCGAGTATCGTCGGCAGCATCGGCGTCGTCGGGGGCAAGATCAGCCTGGGCGGGCTTTACGACCATCTGAAAGTGCACGTGACCAGCCGCTCGCGCGGCCCGATGGCGGGGATGTTTGACTCCACGACGCCGTGGACCGACGAGCAGCTCGGGCTCGTGCGCGCGAAGATGACCGAGACATTCGATTTGTTCAAGAAGCGGGTCGCGGAGGGGCGGCACGGAATCGATCTGTCGAAGACCGCGGGCGGGTGGCTATTCGCCGGGCAGAAGTCGATCGATTTGAAAATGGCTGACAAGGTGGGAGGGCTGCGGGATGCGCTCGATGATCTCAGCAAGCAACTCAATCTCGAGACGTACGAGGTTGTCGACTACCCCGAACCTCCATCCTTTGCGGACATGATCGAGAATGCCTTTGGCTCGGCGGAAGCGCCGGCGACGCCGAGTGCGCTCGCGGAATTGCGACGGATCGGAACGAGCGTTGTCGGAGAGCGCGCCTGGAGTCAGATTTCAGAGGCCATGGACGGCTTGCTCCAACTCCGGCGTGAACCGGTGCTCCTGATGCACCCCGGGATCCTCATTTTCAAATAA
- a CDS encoding aldo/keto reductase, translating into MRYRTVGKTGIKVSEIGFGCWTMGGPNWSTSNGQPIGWADVNEDEIRDGIKVGLDAGVNHWDNADVYGNGRAERTLGNCFRKLGVKRQDQVIATKVGHFKGTAANAYEPSNIRHQCEQSLRNLQTDVIDIYYFHHGTFVGPTVDGREHDYLQEAADTMRALVKEGKVRAVGQSAYTEEDFERAIPVVRPDVLQNKANMRYDQFIRPGAKVPALMEKYGSTFVGFGPLDQGILLDKFDPDNPPKFAEGDYRNNRKDMLPEALRELKPKMAKLKERFGNSVESLSSAACRFVLAHPHVCSTIPGFRNSRQAACNLKGASDPAMTSEDLGFCRELFK; encoded by the coding sequence TTGCGTTACCGCACTGTCGGGAAAACCGGAATCAAGGTCTCGGAAATCGGGTTCGGCTGCTGGACCATGGGTGGTCCGAACTGGTCCACATCCAACGGACAACCGATCGGCTGGGCGGACGTCAACGAGGATGAGATCCGCGATGGCATCAAGGTCGGACTCGATGCCGGCGTGAACCACTGGGACAATGCGGACGTTTACGGAAACGGGCGCGCGGAGCGCACGCTCGGCAATTGCTTTCGAAAACTCGGCGTGAAGCGGCAGGATCAGGTCATCGCGACCAAGGTTGGTCACTTCAAGGGAACTGCCGCGAACGCGTACGAGCCGTCAAACATCCGGCACCAGTGCGAACAGTCGCTTCGCAACCTGCAGACCGACGTCATCGACATTTACTACTTCCATCACGGAACGTTTGTCGGTCCGACCGTGGACGGGCGCGAGCACGACTATTTGCAGGAGGCGGCGGACACGATGCGTGCGCTCGTTAAAGAGGGCAAGGTGAGGGCGGTGGGGCAGAGCGCGTACACCGAAGAGGACTTTGAACGCGCCATCCCCGTCGTACGGCCGGATGTTCTCCAGAACAAGGCGAACATGCGCTACGACCAATTCATCCGTCCGGGGGCGAAGGTGCCCGCTCTGATGGAGAAGTACGGGTCCACGTTCGTCGGATTCGGGCCGCTGGATCAGGGAATCCTGCTCGACAAGTTTGATCCCGACAACCCGCCCAAGTTCGCCGAGGGCGACTATCGGAACAACCGCAAGGACATGCTTCCGGAGGCGCTGCGGGAACTCAAGCCGAAAATGGCGAAGCTCAAGGAGCGATTCGGCAATTCGGTCGAATCGCTCTCTTCCGCGGCGTGCCGCTTCGTGCTCGCTCATCCACACGTATGCAGCACGATTCCGGGATTCCGCAACTCTCGACAGGCGGCCTGCAACCTCAAGGGCGCATCCGATCCCGCGATGACTTCCGAAGATCTCGGCTTCTGCCGCGAGCTCTTCAAATAG